One window of the Esox lucius isolate fEsoLuc1 chromosome 8, fEsoLuc1.pri, whole genome shotgun sequence genome contains the following:
- the kif14 gene encoding kinesin-like protein KIF14 isoform X1 yields MVEAAKPVPTPRFNKFPVRSQTTNVTSTLTSGQVRNNVINSDLSAGRSSTLAPAVSTEPLVQPSTIQKREPETLKMENSAVTVAVRVRPFNTREKTEKALQVILMNNQETVVHHPDTKQRHCFTYDFSFCSVDESNPGFASQQKVYEEVAKPLLERAFEGFNICLFAYGQTGSGKSYTMMGFGEEAGVTPRFCVELFSRLSAVENKEVTCQLEMSYFEVYNEKIHDLLVARDEQNYKMLPLRVREHPVDGPYVAELSTNVVSSYADIQVWLELGNRQRATAATGMNDKSSRSHSVFTLVLTQTKTELVEGEEHVHRITSRINLVDLAGSERSSSAQTSGDRLREGASINKSLLTLGKVISALSEQVQTRRKIFIPYRDSVLTWLLKESLGGNSKTAMIATLSPAGSSVEESLSTLRYAQQARMIVNVAKVNEDTNAKLIRELKAEVEKLRAAQMSSQGIEPEKMQLFQQEILALKNQLSQQERDMAEAHRAWREKLEQAEKRKREETKELQISENHNPLLFQFAYPHHACVSPLQKAGIAFKVDNRLPNLVNLNEDPQLSEMLLYMIKEGQTKVGQNKPESAHDIQLSGALIADRHCVISNTNGEVRITPMENAKTFVNGNLISTITVIHHGDRVILGGDHYFRFNHPTEVQSGKRASCWTGAGDGQKDFEFAKNELLSAQRAQLEEEIEDARLKAKEEMMHGIQVAKEMAQKELSDQKSQYENRIRALERELEEETERKRLQELDQRRVASKVEELQSAKLELEQEVDAQKRRLRLYAETQATRQAMTDHGIRQAKVVEALEAEKMKISKDLEEMQKKMALKGSQTLKNVPPQWDAMKLSLMIEEANKISAKLRKNTVFSRHEGSEKEDVEGELQVRVQNTKLGISTFWTLEKFQSSMAAMRELTQGDSRTSKDDDVFYDPNDEWEQDISSSNASSFSRRRSRSLLKSRRISGRLYEIRVHPIQSLHSNNSSQSSGLMGVAKPPSVHPSSSVSALPGVCKDLIGHTVDQLRVGHSYEETMADRLIRDLFCIYSAVTAISGLYDSMNDDSQDSVFVLEPEAQRQLIKATSAIERAVFITLQWVAAVKPRAGPLYTNTEELKTQVRRMGGYFQLLIQGCDSEISSMVTEALRKSGKCLDMALRVTSHLAALTDTQIHLTELGTEAACKLSVSLSLFEGTCRGVQSLLDEGLAISNEMLRDAQLAYPRTTALQSLKSKAVDLSCALQRYIRSHVTVSAEEKDEDSEKRSEDPDSSHLQGARNTAAKLFELNQAIRQLQTTLAVALRGKVNDSSLSPCQETLSSAAKAINEIIDGLPRGGTSAAVAYSSLQLPCLQTVVVARDELHAVLRTLGNAFNPQGPEEKRASSGSEEGDRTIVKEGPTVVSATERNRGVPKIAFSLPSSGTLSNGDPQWV; encoded by the exons ATGGTGGAGGCGGCAAAACCTGTTCCCACTCCTCGTTTTAACAAGTTTCCGGTCCGCAGTCAAACAACAAACGTGACCTCTACCCTGACCTCAGGGCAGGTGAGAAATAACGTTATCAATAGCGACTTGAGCGCGGGCAGGTCCTCGACTCTGGCACCTGCTGTCTCCACAGAGCCTTTGGTCCAACCAAGTACAATACAGAAGCGGGAACCAGAAACCCTAAAGATGGAGAACAGTGCAGTTACAGTTGCCGTCCGAGTGAGGCCATTCAATACCAG ggagaaaacagagaaagcCTTACAGGTGATCTTAATGAATAACCAGGAGACTGTGGTTCACCATCCAGACACTAAACAGAGGCACTGCTTCACGTATGACTTCTCCTTCTGCTCGGTTGACGAAAGCAACCCGGGCTTTGCCAGTCAGCAGAAGGTGTATGAGGAAGTGGCCAAGCCTCTTCTCGAGAGGGCCTTCGAGGGGTTTAACATCTGTCTGTTTGCGTATGGACAGACTGGTTCCGGGAAGTCTTACAC TATGATGGGTTTTGGGGAGGAGGCGGGCGTAACTCCTAGATTCTGTGTGGAACTGTTCTCTAGACTGTCTGCAGTGGAAAATAAGgag GTGACATGCCAGCTGGAGATGAGCTACTTCGAGGTCTACAACGAGAAAATCCACGACCTGCTTGTGGCCCGAGATGAACAAAACTACAAGATGCTGCCA CTACGGGTGAGGGAACATCCAGTCGACGGTCCTTACGTGGCTGAACTGTCCAC GAACGTGGTGAGCTCCTATGCAGACATTCAG GTCTGGCTGGAGCTTGGAAACAGGCAGCGGGCCACGGCCGCCACCGGCATGAATGACAAGAGTTCCCGATCCCACTCGGTCTTCACACTGGTTCTGACCCAGACCAAG ACTGAGCTTGTGGAGGGTGAGGAACATGTCCACAGGATCACCAGTAGGATCAACCTGGTGGACCTGGCGGGCAGCGAGCGCAGCTCCTCGGCCCAGACCAGCGGAGACCGCCTCAGG GAGGGTGCAAGCATCAACAAGTCCCTGCTGACCTTGGGGAAGGTGATCTCAGCCCTGTCAGAGCAGGTCCAGACCAGGAGGAAGATCTTCATCCCCTACAGAGACTCAGTGCTCACATG GCTGTTGAAGGAGAGCCTGGGCGGCAACTCGAAGACAGCCATGATCGCCACCCTCAGCCCGGCCGGCAGCAGTGTGGAGGAGAGCCTGAGCACGCTGCGCTACGCCCAGCAGGCCCGCATGATCGTCAACGTGGCCAAGGTCAACGAGGACACCAACGCCAAGCTCATCAGAG aGCTGAAAGCTGAGGTGGAGAAGCTGCGAGCAGCTCAGATGAGCTCTCAGGGCATCGAGCCGGAGAAAATGCAGCTGTTCCAGCAGGAGATCTTGGCTCTGAAGAACCAGCTCTCACAGCAAGAGAGGGACATGGCCGAGGCCCATAG AGCGTGGAGAGAAAAACTGGAGCAGGCTGAGAAACGTAAACGCGAAGAAACCAAAGAATTGCAG ATTTCTGAAAATCATAACCCACTCCTGTTCCAATTCGCTTACCCCCACCACGCCTGCGTGTCTCCCTTGCAGAAAGCGGGCATCGCCTTTAAGGTGGACAACCGCCTGCCCAACCTGGTGAACCTGAACGAGGATCCGCAGCTGTCGGAGATGCTATTATACATGATTAAGGAGGGACAGACGAAGGTCGGCCAGAACAAGCCTGAATCCGCCCATGACATCCAGCTGTCTGGAGCCCTTATCGCCGACCGCCACTG CGTTATTTCCAATACAAACGGCGAAGTCAGAATCACCCCTATGGAAAATGCCAAGACCTTTGTCAATGGCAACCTTATCTCAACGATCACCGTCATACATCAT GGCGATCGGGTGATCTTGGGAGGAGACCACTACTTCCGCTTCAACCACCCAACAGAGGTGCAATCTGGGAAACGGGCGTCGTGCTGGACGGGAGCTGGCGATGGGCAGAAGGACTTTGAGTTTGCCAAAAATGAGCTGCTCTCTGCACAAAGAGCACA ACTTGAAGAGGAGATTGAGGATGCCCGTTTGAAAGCAAAAGAGGAAATGATGCACGGGATCCAGGTGGCCAAGGAGATGGCACAGAAGGAGCTCTCTGACCAGAAGTCCCAGTACGAGAATCGGATCAGAGCCCTGGAGAGAGAACTG GAGGAGGAGACTGAGAGGAAGAGGCTCCAGGAGTTGGACCAGCGGAGGGTTGCCTCCAAGGTGGAAGAGCTGCAGTCGGCCAAGCTGGAACTGGAGCAGGAGGTGGATGCCCAGAAAAGGAGGCTCCGGCTCTACGCGGAGACCCAGGCCACGCGGCAAGCCATGACTGACCACGGGATCCGGCAGGCCAAGGTGGTGGAGGCCTTGGAGGCTGAGAAGATGAAGATCAGCAAAGATCTGGAGGAGATGCAGAAAAAAATGGCTCTGAAAGGAAGCCAGACGCTGAAAAATG TCCCTCCACAGTGGGACGCTATGAAGTTGTCTCTGATGATCGAGGAGGCCAACAAGATCAGCGCCAAACTCAGGAAGAACACAGTTTTCAGCAG ACATGAGGGGTCTGAGAAGGAGGATGTGGAGGGAGAACTGCAGGTCCGGGTTCAGAACACCAAACTGGGCATTTCCACCTTCTGGACACTGGAAAAATTCCAGAGCAGCATGGCAGCCATGAGGGAACTCACCCAG GGGGACAGCCGCACCTCTAAAGATGATGACGTGTTTTATGACCCCAACGATGAGTGGGAGCAGGATATCTCCTCCTCAAACGCCTCTTCGTTTTCACGCAGGAG GAGTAGAAGCCTGTTGAAGAGCAGGAGGATTTCTGGTCGTCTCTACGAAATCAGAGTGCACCCGATTCAGAGCCTTCACAGCAACAACTCCTCACAGTCTTCTG GTCTGATGGGTGTGGCCAAGCCACCCTCTGTGCACCCGAGCTCGTCAGTCTCCGCCCTGCCAGGGGTTTGCAAAGATCTGATTGGCCACACCGTGGACCAGCTGCGTGTGGGTCACAGCTACGAGGAGACCATGGCAGACCGGCTGATCCGTGACTTGTTTTGTATATACTCGGCTGTGACCGCCATCTCTGGCCTGTACGACAGCATGAATGACGACAGCCAGGACAGCG TGTTTGTGTTGGAGCCTGAAGCCCAGCGGCAGCTGATCAAGGCCACCTCGGCCATCGAGAGAGCCGTGTTCATCACTCTGCAGTGGGTGGCTGCAGTCAAACCCAGAGCCGGTCCCCTCTACACCAACACAGAGGAGCTCAAGACCCAAGTCAGGAGAATGGGTGGCTACTTTCAGCTTCTCATCCAG GGCTGCGACTCTGAGATCTCCTCCATGGTGACTGAAGCCCTCAGGAAGAGTGGTAAGTGTCTGGACATGGCCCTGAGGGTCACCAGCCACTTGGCCGCGCTGACGGACACCCAGATCCACCTGACCGAGCTGGGCACCGAGGCAGCCTGCAAG CTGTCAGTGAGCCTGTCTCTGTTTGAGGGGACATGTAGAGGTGTTCAGTCCCTCCTGGATGAAGGCCTGGCGATCTCCAATGAGATGCTGAGAGATGCCCAACTGGCCTACCCCAGGACGACG GCTTTACAGAGCCTCAAGTCGAAGGCGGTTGACCTGTCCTGCGCTCTCCAGAGATACATCCGCAGCCACGTGACGGTAAGCGCCGAG GAGAAAGATGAAGACTCTGAGAAGAGGAGTGAGGACCCTGACAGTTCACACCTGCAAGGAGCAAGGAACACTGCGGCCAAGCTGTTCGAGCTCAACCAGGCCATCAGACAACTCCAAACCACGCTCGCTGTCGCACTCAGAG GTAAAGTCAATGACTCCAGCCTCAGCCCCTGCCAAGAGACCCTCTCCTCTGCAGCCAAGGCCATAAATGAGATAATTGACGGACTTCCCAGGGGCGGTACTAGTGCCGCCGTAGCCTACTCCAGCCTCCAGTTACCCTGCCTGCAGACGGTTGTGGTGGCCCGGGATGAACTCCACGCTGTGCTGAGGACCCTGGGTAATGCCTTCAACCCCCAGGGCCCCGAGGAAAAGAGGGCTTCTTCTGGCTCCGAGGAGGGGGACAGGACTATCGTGAAAGAGGGGCCCACGGTGGTGTCTGCCACTGAAAGAAACAGAGGAGTCCCTAAGATAGCTTTTTCCCTCCCTTCATCAGGGACCTTGTCTAACGGTGATCCTCAGTGGGTTTGA